From a region of the Canis lupus dingo isolate Sandy chromosome 5, ASM325472v2, whole genome shotgun sequence genome:
- the DPEP1 gene encoding dipeptidase 1, with protein MWISWWLWPLVAICAGDRFRDEAERIMRGTPVIDGHNDLPWQLLTRFNNQLQVEAANLTSLTHTHTNIPKLKAGFVGGQFWSAYTPCDTQNKDAVKRTLEQIDVIHRMCQMYPETFVCVTNSTGIRQAFQEGKIASLVGVEGGHSIDSSLGVLRTLYHLGMRYMTLTHSCNTPWADNWLVDTGEDKGESQGLSPFGQRVVKEMNRLGVIIDLAHVSVSTMKDALSLSKAPVLFSHSSAYSLCQHRRNVPDDVLQLVNQTGSLVMVNFYNDYVSCKKEATLSQVADHLDHIKKVAGAGAVGFGGDFDGVSRLPLGLEDVSKYPDLVAELLRRQWTEAEVRGVLANNLLRVFEAVERVSDHTQTPEEEPISLDKLQDSCRTNYGYSEAPSFHHQPRVLLASLTTVLLGLCLL; from the exons GCACAACGACCTGCCCTGGCAGCTGCTAACCAGGTTCAACAACCAGCTTCAGGTTGAGGCGGCCAACCTGACGAGtctcacccacacacacaccaacatcCCCAAGCTGAAGGCTGGTTTTGTGGGGGGCCAG TTCTGGTCCGCATACACACCCTGTGACACCCAGAACAAAGACGCTGTGAAGAGGACACTGGAGCAGATCGATGTCATCCATCGCATGTGCCAGATGTACCCGGAGACCTTTGTGTGTGTCACCAACAGCACAG GCATCCGGCAGGCCTTCCAGGAGGGGAAGATAGCCAGTCTTGTTGGTGTGGAGGGGGGCCACTCCATAGACAGCAGCCTGGGCGTCCTGCGGACACTCTACCACCTGGGCATGCGGTACATGACTCTCACCCACAGCTGCAACACACCCTG GGCTGACAACTGGCTGGTGGACACAGGAGAGGACAAGGGCGAGAGCCAAGGCCTGTCACCCTTTGGCCAG CGTGTGGTGAAGGAGATGAACCGGCTGGGGGTCATCATTGACTTGGCCCACGTGTCTGTGAGCACCATGAAGGATGCCCTTAGTCTGTCCAAGGCTCCCGTCCTCTTCAGCCACTCCTCGGCCTACAGCCTGTGTCAGCACCGGCGCAACGTGCCTGATGATGTACTTCAGCTGGTG AACCAGACAGGTAGCCTGGTGATGGTGAATTTCTACAATGACTACGTTTCCTGCAAAAAGGAGGCCACCCTGTCCCAAGTAGCAG ACCATCTGGATCACATCAAGAAGGTGGCAGGAGCTGGAGCTGTGGGCTTTGGTGGGGACTTTGATGGTGTCTCCAG gctccccttggggctTGAAGACGTGTCCAAGTACCCAGACCTGGTGGCTGAGCTACTCAGGAGGCAGTGGACAGAAGCGGAGGTCAGGGGTGTCCTGGCCAACAACCTGCTCCGGGTTTTCGAGGCAGTGGAACgg GTGAGTGATCACACACAAACTCCCGAGGAGGAGCCCATCTCCCTGGACAAGCTGCAGGATTCCTGCAGGACCAACTATGGCTACTCAGAGGCCCCCAGCTTCCACCACCAGCCAAGGGTCCTGCTGGCCTCCCTCACCACCGTCCTCCTCGGCCTGTGTCTCCTATGA